In the genome of bacterium, one region contains:
- a CDS encoding RidA family protein, with protein sequence MSEPRSRHQIVQPNGVYRTPSYVPAVRAGNTLYLAGQVGRDETGNPVGPNDAVAQAKQIYKNIGRILAAAGADWTDVVKVTTYLVDRADSAGVSAVRFEHFGDYRPPHTGLIVAGLGSPELRVEVDVIAVLEH encoded by the coding sequence TTGAGCGAACCGCGATCCCGGCACCAGATCGTTCAACCGAACGGCGTGTACAGAACTCCGAGCTACGTCCCGGCGGTCCGCGCGGGGAACACGCTGTACCTCGCGGGCCAGGTGGGCCGCGACGAAACGGGCAACCCCGTCGGCCCCAATGATGCGGTGGCACAAGCCAAACAGATCTACAAGAACATCGGCCGAATCCTCGCCGCCGCGGGAGCCGACTGGACCGACGTCGTCAAAGTCACCACGTACCTCGTCGACCGTGCGGACTCGGCGGGCGTGAGCGCCGTGCGTTTCGAGCATTTCGGCGACTACCGCCCGCCGCACACGGGGCTTATCGTGGCCGGCCTCGGCAGCCCCGAGCTCCGTGTCGAGGTGGACGTGATCGCGGTCCTGGAACACTAA
- a CDS encoding SDR family oxidoreductase: MHLPTLNLFSLEGRVAIVTGGNRNIGLGLSRGLAGAGASVLIANRGAESGEAAAALLRNEGWDVEAIPTDVSDRDACQRMADFAVTRWGRIDVLVNNGAVRVDKTAAEHTADDFDWIMGINVRGVLHACQAVYPVMRAQGKGRIVNIGSISARKGVVKRTSYSASKGAVIALTRGLAVEWAAEGITVNALSPGSVAPPDRPPDPSSPRFRITTDLIPLGRISGPEDLVGLCVFLASDASSYVTGQDFLIDGGWTLTMRPMSAP, translated from the coding sequence GTGCACTTACCCACGCTCAACCTGTTCTCGCTCGAAGGGCGCGTCGCCATCGTCACCGGCGGCAACCGGAACATCGGGTTGGGATTGAGTCGGGGCTTGGCCGGCGCCGGCGCAAGCGTCCTCATCGCGAACCGCGGCGCGGAAAGCGGGGAAGCGGCCGCCGCGCTCCTGCGGAATGAGGGCTGGGATGTGGAGGCGATTCCGACCGATGTGAGCGACCGGGACGCGTGCCAGCGCATGGCGGATTTTGCGGTTACCCGCTGGGGCCGAATCGATGTCCTCGTGAATAACGGTGCGGTGCGCGTCGACAAGACGGCCGCTGAGCACACGGCCGACGATTTCGACTGGATCATGGGCATCAACGTGCGGGGAGTCCTGCACGCCTGTCAGGCTGTCTACCCCGTGATGCGCGCCCAGGGTAAGGGGCGCATCGTGAACATCGGTTCCATCTCCGCCCGCAAGGGCGTGGTGAAGCGGACCTCCTACAGCGCATCCAAAGGCGCGGTCATCGCGCTGACCCGAGGCCTGGCGGTGGAATGGGCGGCCGAGGGCATCACGGTGAACGCGCTCTCTCCGGGATCGGTCGCACCGCCGGACCGACCGCCCGACCCCTCGTCGCCCCGGTTTCGGATCACGACGGATCTCATCCCGCTCGGTCGCATTTCCGGCCCAGAAGATCTTGTTGGATTGTGCGTCTTTTTGGCCTCGGACGCGTCGTCCTATGTGACCGGGCAAGACTTTCTCATCGACGGCGGGTGGACGTTGACGATGCGCCCGATGTCGGCGCCGTAA
- a CDS encoding DegT/DnrJ/EryC1/StrS family aminotransferase, which produces MRIPNLDETWQHRQLLPTLEGIVRRVLIDEDFAVTQAAGLEQDVSAFLGGGHAVAVQSGTAALFLTLLALGVGSGDEVITAPNSDLATTASISHTGARFVFCDVEPDTMNLDPALVENRISPRTKAILPVHLYGHPAEMGPVVEIARRHRLLVIEDACLSIGASYHGQATGLIGKAGCFSFGIRKVISGAGTGGMVVTHDPELARRIRLLRAVGQYPAMNEMTPSAREEVHGQQNLVEGYYLQLNNMQAAIIREKLHHLREWQARRQDLADRYARHFAGTRVTAPVVRPGCTHAWRDYVVQLPHRAEVRRALREAGIATALRYVPPVYLQPVYRHLGLGPGSFPVAERLADRVLGLPMYPGLHTDQVDEVASAVLAALRTVND; this is translated from the coding sequence ATGCGAATCCCCAACCTCGACGAAACCTGGCAGCACCGACAACTCCTCCCGACGCTCGAGGGCATCGTGCGGCGAGTCCTGATCGATGAGGACTTTGCCGTGACGCAGGCGGCGGGACTGGAGCAGGATGTCAGCGCGTTCTTGGGAGGCGGTCATGCCGTCGCGGTGCAGTCCGGAACCGCCGCGCTCTTCCTGACGCTGCTCGCGCTCGGGGTGGGGTCGGGGGACGAAGTCATCACGGCGCCCAACTCGGATCTGGCCACCACGGCGTCCATTAGCCATACCGGCGCCCGATTTGTCTTCTGCGACGTCGAGCCGGACACGATGAACCTCGACCCCGCGCTGGTCGAGAACCGGATCAGTCCCCGAACGAAAGCGATTCTCCCCGTGCACCTGTACGGCCATCCCGCGGAGATGGGGCCGGTCGTGGAGATCGCGCGACGTCACCGCCTCCTCGTTATCGAGGATGCCTGCCTCTCCATCGGTGCGTCGTACCATGGGCAGGCGACCGGCCTCATCGGGAAGGCGGGTTGCTTCAGCTTTGGGATCCGAAAGGTCATCAGCGGGGCGGGCACCGGAGGCATGGTCGTCACCCACGACCCGGAGTTGGCCCGGCGTATTCGGCTCTTGCGAGCGGTGGGGCAATACCCGGCGATGAACGAGATGACGCCGAGTGCGCGCGAGGAGGTGCACGGTCAGCAGAACCTGGTGGAAGGGTACTATCTCCAACTCAACAACATGCAGGCCGCGATCATTCGGGAGAAGCTCCACCACCTGCGCGAGTGGCAGGCCCGGCGGCAAGACCTCGCCGACCGCTACGCCCGCCACTTCGCCGGGACCCGAGTGACGGCGCCCGTGGTGCGGCCCGGCTGCACGCACGCCTGGCGGGATTATGTCGTGCAGCTGCCGCACCGCGCTGAGGTACGCCGCGCCCTGCGCGAAGCCGGGATCGCCACCGCGCTCCGCTATGTTCCTCCCGTGTACCTGCAGCCCGTCTACCGGCACCTCGGTTTGGGTCCGGGGAGCTTCCCGGTCGCCGAGCGCTTGGCTGACCGGGTGTTGGGCCTACCGATGTACCCGGGGTTGCACACGGATCAGGTCGACGAGGTGGCCTCGGCGGTGCTGGCGGCGCTGCGTACGGTGAATGACTGA
- a CDS encoding ABC transporter substrate-binding protein, whose product MATVMQSQGDGAGRVRRRDLLRMAAAATGVAGIGAWIHPSRVRAAASSPSSLIVGSNFDIKTLDPGRELEEGTNNIAHVTYDQLVTFQGEDLKTPRPSLATGWTISDDGRAYTFRLRPGVRFASGNSLTSADVKWSLDRLMNIKGNAAFFLDGVEEIQARDPLTTVIRLRDPRPGILAILSSPVCSVVDSRLVMEHGGEAGPDAKETDKAESFLNSQSAGSGSFILTSYTPNQDIVLTRNPNHWRGAPPLGRVIIRNIKEPATQDLELRRGDLDIALAIGPDQIRTLAHAPGVTVKTSLASNLLYVMMNNNPQIGGPFSNPKVQQAVRYALDYQGLLALAGPGAIRLAGTIPTNFPGALPSSEAVPTDRARARELLKEANLGPLSGVLTYSSDLVFYGVQNSVIAEKVQQDLAAVGIRISLNGLPTALALQQYRDGKNQLGIWAWAAVFPDVSYYLGFVPGRTVAVRAGWPADATPETRQLADLGREAEREVNDAKRAALYLKLNRTIAQIGPWAPMFQPVVPYAFRSNVRGVTFASSWEVDYYAVGKG is encoded by the coding sequence GTGGCAACGGTCATGCAATCGCAGGGTGATGGTGCGGGCCGGGTTCGGCGGCGGGACCTCCTTCGGATGGCGGCGGCCGCAACCGGGGTCGCGGGGATCGGCGCGTGGATACATCCGAGCCGGGTACGTGCCGCGGCATCGTCGCCATCCAGTCTCATCGTCGGCTCGAACTTCGATATCAAAACGCTCGACCCTGGGCGGGAACTCGAGGAAGGCACCAACAACATCGCCCACGTGACCTACGATCAATTGGTCACGTTCCAGGGTGAAGACCTCAAGACCCCCCGCCCGTCGCTGGCCACCGGGTGGACAATCTCTGACGATGGCCGGGCCTACACATTTAGGCTCCGGCCGGGGGTCCGCTTCGCGAGCGGGAATTCGCTCACCTCGGCCGATGTGAAGTGGTCGCTTGACCGGCTCATGAACATCAAGGGCAACGCGGCGTTCTTCCTGGACGGTGTCGAGGAGATTCAGGCGCGGGATCCCTTGACGACGGTGATCCGCCTCCGCGATCCCCGTCCCGGGATCCTGGCGATTCTCTCCAGCCCGGTGTGCAGCGTCGTGGACAGCAGGCTGGTGATGGAGCACGGGGGCGAGGCGGGGCCCGACGCAAAGGAAACCGACAAGGCCGAATCCTTTCTCAACAGCCAATCGGCGGGAAGCGGATCGTTCATCCTGACGAGCTACACGCCGAATCAGGATATCGTGCTGACGAGGAACCCCAACCACTGGCGCGGAGCCCCGCCACTCGGCCGGGTCATCATTCGAAACATCAAGGAGCCGGCGACGCAGGATCTCGAGCTGCGCAGGGGCGACCTGGACATCGCCCTCGCCATCGGCCCGGACCAAATCCGCACCCTCGCGCATGCTCCCGGCGTCACGGTGAAGACGAGTCTGGCCTCAAACCTCCTGTACGTCATGATGAACAACAACCCCCAGATCGGGGGGCCGTTCAGCAACCCGAAAGTGCAACAGGCCGTGCGCTACGCGCTGGACTACCAGGGGCTGCTCGCGCTTGCCGGGCCGGGAGCCATCCGGCTCGCCGGCACGATACCCACGAACTTCCCGGGGGCCCTCCCCTCTTCCGAGGCGGTACCGACGGACCGCGCCCGCGCCCGGGAGCTGCTGAAAGAAGCCAACCTGGGCCCGCTGAGCGGTGTGCTGACGTACTCGAGCGACCTCGTCTTTTACGGCGTGCAAAACAGCGTCATCGCCGAGAAGGTGCAGCAGGACCTCGCTGCCGTCGGCATCCGCATCTCGCTCAACGGCCTGCCGACCGCCCTCGCCCTTCAGCAGTACCGCGACGGCAAGAACCAGCTCGGCATCTGGGCGTGGGCGGCGGTCTTCCCCGACGTGAGCTACTACCTGGGGTTCGTCCCCGGGCGGACCGTCGCGGTGCGCGCGGGCTGGCCGGCGGACGCTACACCGGAGACGCGACAGCTGGCCGACCTTGGACGCGAGGCCGAGCGCGAGGTCAACGACGCCAAACGCGCGGCGCTTTATCTGAAGCTCAACCGGACGATCGCCCAGATCGGGCCGTGGGCACCGATGTTTCAGCCGGTGGTCCCGTACGCGTTCCGGTCGAACGTGCGGGGCGTCACGT